The DNA region ATCTGAACGTGCCGGTGACTTTCGGCGGCGTGACTTTCCGTCCAGGTGAGTATGTGTATGCCGACAACAACGGCATCATCCTCTCGCCCAAGCCGCTGCAGATGCCGGCCTGAGGTCTTAAAACCCGGCATAACAGGCCGTGTGAAAACTACTGCGCTCGGTTATACGGCGTTAAAAACAGGCTCAAAATGCTCATTTACAACACGTAAACTGCGCTTTTGCGCCTGTTTTGACTCGCTGGCGCTCCCCCTTCGGTCCAGCCTGCGGCTGTTACTCCGCTCCGCTGCGTTGCGTCTTGTCTAACCTTCGCTCGCTACGTTTTCACACGACCTGGTAAGTCGGATTTTTTCTAATATGCGCCAGCAATCTGCGGTCAGTGAAGGAGTAAGGATGCACGAGGAAGACAACGCGCAGTGGGGGCTGGTGCATGCCTTCGTTCTGGACGGTAAAGGTGGCGCGCGGCCGATTGCGCGTAAGCAGTTGGATGAGCTTGAACTCACGCCAGAGCAAAGCCTCTGGCTGCATTGGGATCGCAGCCATCCACAGACTCATGCCTGGTTGCGCAACTCCAGTGGGCTGAACGCGTTCAGTTGTGACCTATTGCTGGAAGAGAACACCCGGCCGCGGTTATTGCCGTTGCCGAATGACGAGCTCTTACTGTTTCTGCGCGGCGTCAATCTCAATCCGGGTGCTGAGCCGGAGGACATGGTTTCGGTACGCATTTTCGCCGCTCCTCAGCGAGTCATTTCACTGCGCTTGCGACCGCTGCGCGCGACCGAGGAATTGATTGCCGAGCTGGAGGAGGGTGGCGGCCCGAAGACCTCGTCCGAGCTGATTCTGTACTTGGCGCAGCACCTGACCGGCAAGGTCGATGGTCTGGTCAGCGAACTCTCCGAGCAAGTCGATGCCCAGGAAGAGCAGGTGGATGCCGATGAGCGTTATACGCCGGAGCATGGCCAGATGTTGCACGTCCGGCGTCGTGCAGCTGGCTTGCGGCGCTTTCTGGCCCCGCAGCGCGATATCTACGGTCAGTTGACACGCAACAAATTGCCCTGGTTTGCCGATGACGAGAGTGACTACTGGAACGAGTTGAACAACCGTTTGACGCGCTATCTGGAGGAG from Pseudomonas cavernicola includes:
- a CDS encoding zinc transporter ZntB, translated to MHEEDNAQWGLVHAFVLDGKGGARPIARKQLDELELTPEQSLWLHWDRSHPQTHAWLRNSSGLNAFSCDLLLEENTRPRLLPLPNDELLLFLRGVNLNPGAEPEDMVSVRIFAAPQRVISLRLRPLRATEELIAELEEGGGPKTSSELILYLAQHLTGKVDGLVSELSEQVDAQEEQVDADERYTPEHGQMLHVRRRAAGLRRFLAPQRDIYGQLTRNKLPWFADDESDYWNELNNRLTRYLEELELIRERVGLVLESEHRRMSERMNRIMYRFGIITGVFLPMTFLTGLLGINVGGIPGSESPYGFLVACLMSAGVALAQWLLFRRLRWV